The genomic interval ttgaaattaacTTTGGATTGTGCTTCCAAATGTATCCTATTATTGCTCAATTTTGAACTCGACAAAGCCGTCAAAGGCCATACTTCTGTTTAGAGTATATTTTAATGTTGTTTATTTGTCAAGAATTCATGTCAGTTGTTAGTACCTTGTTGATTTTCATATCTGTATTTGATGGTGAGTTTCAAGGTAGAGGTTGTAATGTTGTTTTCCTTTGTAGGCAGGGGGATAGTGATACGTATTATGTTTTGTGAACAAATAAATTAAGAACAAAGATGCAACTCATGCAAGTTCCTCATAGTAGGACGTTCTCACCCAGCTTTCGAGATCATTTAGTATCTGTGTTCAAAGTATACAAGTACTTGCTAAATAGCTTCAACAACTAAGCTTGCACAGCCATTTAAAACATGAAAGGGCAAGCTGAATTATTATTGTGTTGTGCACGAATTAACAAGgattacaacaacaacaacaagaggCCAAGTAATGCTCAACGGACAGCGCTAGCACTGGTTCCCGTCCTGGGTTTTGTATCACCTGGGTCGGCCATATTGGTGGCAACCTTGGCTACATCTCGTGCAGAGGCTTGGGGTTTTTTCAGGGTGTAGAGGGTGAAGTAGCCAATGGCGGTGCAGATGAGGAAGCCACCGAGGAACATGCCGGTGGTGCTAAAAGGAAGGCTGCGCCTCTGGTGAAGAATACCCCCAGGGTTGTGGCCAGGTGGCCTTTTTGATCCTTCCACTCCAGCCCTTTTCACTTCCTCTGGACTCATTTTGTGGGTGTCTGCCATTTTCCTCCATTCTTCATTTCCGGCAGCcatctttttctctcttatCTCTCTCGTTTCTACTTGTACACAGGATGCGAGTGTGAACGACTGTTCAGTTCTCTTGTATTGCATGTTAGGAAGGCTCCAAGGCATCTGACACGTAGTGGGTTCGCGTAAGTATGGTGCATGGTGTCAAACAGGTGGTGTGCATGCAGAAGCTGCACCGACCCAGACGAGCTCTGGGTTGGGCTTTATTTCAGTTTGGGCCATGGGTTTGAACAGAATCATCCAGATGGCGGACATGCAGGTAC from Argentina anserina chromosome 2, drPotAnse1.1, whole genome shotgun sequence carries:
- the LOC126784909 gene encoding uncharacterized protein LOC126784909, giving the protein MAAGNEEWRKMADTHKMSPEEVKRAGVEGSKRPPGHNPGGILHQRRSLPFSTTGMFLGGFLICTAIGYFTLYTLKKPQASARDVAKVATNMADPGDTKPRTGTSASAVR